The DNA region GCAATACCGGACCGAAGCGCAGGCTGTCCGCTATTTTACGGAATAACAAGCTTATTGCGCTTGCTCGTAGTTGACATCTTTTTGATAGGAGTAGACAAGCCCCCCTCCTGCGGCCAACAAAACCAATGGTATAATGACCCACCATAAATTCAGGTCAAAAAGGCTGTAACTGAAATTCCCGCTTCCGGGTCTGAGGTCCTCCAAAGCCGAGACGATAAACCCCGTGCAAATAACGATGACTCCCGCCAACAGCGATGTGCACCCCAAAAACAATTTGGTCATAGACGTTCCCCCTCCGAACTCAAAGGCGTTTTCCGGCAGGAAAAGCTCTCCCTAGCCAGTGAATATTGTTATGTACTTCCATTATTGCAGGTCCCGCCCATCTTATAAAGCTCGGCTAAAACCGGCGGGACGATCAGGAAACAACAAGGTTCCGCTTGCCTCCCGTCTTCTCATCTCCGGGCTTGAAACGAGCGAAATTGGTGGTAAATAAAGCCGGCCATCACGGCTAACCAGGCGATGATCGCGATAACCCCCATGATCCGCGGAATCATGACCAAAAAGGGCAGTTCTAAGGCCTGCGACAACTGGTAAGTACTGGTCGTATACATCGCCAGCGGGAACACCATCCCCCAAAATTGCGGATCGTAATTCAGCGGATAACGGTGGTAAACATGACGCCACACCATCAAAATAAACAACAGCGGAATCCACCATGTTCCCGTAATCCAGAAAAACAAAGTAAACCCGCGCAAGAAAGGAAGCAGTTCGGTCAGAAACGGCCAATCCGCCGCATGCAGCATCAGGGTGGAGCCGGCAAGCGTCGTGATCGCCACCGCTCCCATGTTGATCCAATAAGGCGGAGTAAGCGCCGAATATTTCAGGTCGACAAAAGTAAACCGGTAAAATATTAATGTGATGATGTTCAGGTACAGCATACAGCCGAGCAAATACATGCACAGCGCAAAAAACAGGACGATCTCCCGTCCTTCCGCCATGTGCGGGGAAATTAACGTGCCGAGAACGGAAACGGATTGGGTGGCGACGGCGGCGATCAGCCAGGCTCCGTTAATGCCTTCGCCCAGCGTGGGCTTCTCTTTTCTCACGGTCACGGCCGTAAAAAAAGTATACATAATAACAGCCCAAAGCAAGATGCCGAAGATCCAAAGCCCTGTGGAAATGTTGCCGTTATGCGCCACGATCGCCCATTGACTGCCGTACACGCAGGTGGCCGCCGTGCAGGTAAAAAAGCCCGGCCCTTGACTGTGGCTGGTCAGATCTTTGCTGACCCGGGGAAAATATTTAATGAGCCGGATCAGCGTCAGGACCCACAACATGACATAGATGCAGGTGTTCAAATGCAGCAGCAGCCCGGATACAAACGGAGCCCCCAGCAAATGCACCGCAATGGACAAAGCCCCGGTGGCCATCGCCATTGAAAAATAACCCGGAAACAGGTGTTTGATCTTTTCGTCCATCACCCTTAACATACTTAACCATCCCCGCCTTTTAAGACTTGACTTCCTTCTATTCTTCCCCCGGGCTCAGAAACTTAAATTTAGCTTACCACGATTTAAAATAACAATATTGTGACTGAACTAACCCGGCAGCTTAACAGCGTCGCAAAAACATAATGATATTTTCCGGCGAAACATAGTATGATGTTGTCGAAGTTCATCTCCTTTTTCGGACCTATCTTTTGAAAGGGGTTTCATATGAAAAAGATTTGGATCGTCTATTTGCTGCTGATCGCCTGCTTTGCGCTTTACGTGCTGGATTTCCGGGCGCAGCAGAGCCGCATGAACGAGCAGTGGAGAACGGGCGGCCTGCGCGGGGAAATCGGCGAAAAATACGTCATGGTAACGTTTCAAATGGGCATCGATTACTGGAAAAGCGGGCTGAAAGGCTTTGAGGACGCGGCCCAGGCCTTAAACGTATCGGTAGAATACCGCGGCTCCACCCAGCGCGACGTCCATGAGCAAATCACCGTATTGGAGCAGGTCATCGCCAAAAAACCGGCCGGCATCGCCATCTCCGCCATCCATCCCTCCTTGCTGACGGCCACGATCAACAAAGCGGTCGACGCCGGCATCCCGGTCGTATTGTTCGACTCCGACGCGCCGGGGAGCAAAGCGTATTCCTTCCTCGGCACCGACAATTACGCGGCAGGGGTCGAAGCCGCCCGCAAAATGGCCGAGCTGACGGGGGGCCAAGGGGAAGTCGCCGTCGTCACCACGCCGAATCAGCAAAATCATCAGGAGCGCACGAACGGGTTCGCCGATACGATTGCCGCGGAATTTCCCAGGATTCGGATCGTCGACGTCAAAAACGGAAAAGGCGATCAGCTCGCTTCCCGGCAGGCCGCGGAGGAAATTTTGCGGGCGCATCCCGGTGTCGGCGGCATTTTTGCCACGGAGGCGAATGGCGGCATCGGCGTGGCCGAAGCGGTGCGGGCGGCCGGAGGCGGGTCTAACGCGGGCAGCGGCCCCCGGATCATCAGCTTCGACACCGACAAAGGCACGCTCGACCTTGTCAAAAGCGGGGATATCGCCGCGACCATGGCCCAGGGCACCTGGAACATGGGGTATTGGTCCCTGCAGTTTTTGTTTTCGCTGAAGCATGGGTTGGGCGGCTCCTCCAATCCCGGGGCTCCGCGGATTCCCAAGCAGGCGGACACCGGCATCACCGTCGTGACGCAGCAGAATGTGGACGATTACTATGCCAAATAAACGTTACGGGAAAAGCTGGGAGTTGCGCCGTTTCACCCTGAACAACTTGCCGATCCGCTACAAATTGATCGTGCATTTTTTGCTGATCAGCATCCTTCCTTCCCTCGGCCTGGGCTTGCTGACCAACTGGACGGTCGATCGCATCATCGAGCGCCAAATTACCGACAATACGCTGCAACTGATCGGCAAAGTGAACAAATCGCTGGAAACCTACGTGGAAAATTTGCAAAACATGACTTACTTTATCTCGTTTAACCCGGAGGTGCTGCGGTTTCTTGAGGGGCAATCCGAAGCGAGGGCCGGGGACGGTACGCGGGTTGATGCCTTGGCGGGAGTGGAGGGCGATGGAGCCAAGTTACAGGGCATGGCCTTCGCGGAAGCGTGGGGTGACGATGGAGCCGTGGGGCGGGGTAAGACCCCGGCGGCCGGGGAAAGCGATAGAGCCGGGGCACTTGCGAAGACGGGGAGCGTTTCGGGTACAGGTTCGGGTTCGAGCAAACTTGCCGATCGGGGTGAGGCGGCGGGTACGGACCATTACGAAATCCGCAAATTTCTGCAGGGCTTTACGACATTGTACTCTGAAGTGGCCGGCATTCTGGTCGTCAACAGCCAGGGTGACTACATCAGCAACGAAATGTACGCCAGAACTCCGGAAAAGTTGACCGAGGAAGACTGGTACAAGGAGGCGGTGCGGAGCAAAGGCATCTTCAAGGTGATCGGCCACCCGCATCAGCGCAATGTAACGACGCACGTGAGCTACAAGGACAGCGAGGTCGTTTCGGCCGTCAGGGCAATTCTCGACCCCGACACCCAGCAGGTCAAAGGCGTTGTGCTGATCGATTTGAAGCTCCGCGTGATCGCCGAAACCGCGCAGGACATCAGGTTGGGCAAAACCGGATATTTGACGGTGCTCGATCAGGAAGGACAACCGATATACGCCCCGCCAGAGCCTTACACCGACAACATCCCGCTGGACCGGATGAACCTGGAGGGCTCGGGAACGTATTCGGCGCGGGCCGGCGGACGCGACCTGCAGTTCATTTACCGCGTCTCCCCCTTCACCGGCTGGACGACGGTCGGCGTTTTTACGATGAAGGAGTCGGCCGCGGAAATGCGGGAAATCCGCTTTTACGTCGTCAGCTTCGTG from Paenibacillus macerans includes:
- a CDS encoding cache domain-containing sensor histidine kinase, with amino-acid sequence MPNKRYGKSWELRRFTLNNLPIRYKLIVHFLLISILPSLGLGLLTNWTVDRIIERQITDNTLQLIGKVNKSLETYVENLQNMTYFISFNPEVLRFLEGQSEARAGDGTRVDALAGVEGDGAKLQGMAFAEAWGDDGAVGRGKTPAAGESDRAGALAKTGSVSGTGSGSSKLADRGEAAGTDHYEIRKFLQGFTTLYSEVAGILVVNSQGDYISNEMYARTPEKLTEEDWYKEAVRSKGIFKVIGHPHQRNVTTHVSYKDSEVVSAVRAILDPDTQQVKGVVLIDLKLRVIAETAQDIRLGKTGYLTVLDQEGQPIYAPPEPYTDNIPLDRMNLEGSGTYSARAGGRDLQFIYRVSPFTGWTTVGVFTMKESAAEMREIRFYVVSFVFVVCLLGMTASFYLAHSISRPIAQLTSFMQKAQSGDLTIRHWSDRTDEIGHLGRKFNAMLLQINRLISLTELQERQKREAELRSLQAHIKPHFLYNTLDTIHWMARRKSADDIAEMAESLSKLFRIGLSKGNDIIPLSDELEHVRSYLQIQHVRYQNKLDYTLHIAPELQGVYVLKLILQPIVENAIYHGIKERRGPGHIVIEAAEDGGALAITIRDDGKGIPPDQLAQLQRQLQSAGSAAAELPGQKPEPSPDSADGKGYGMLNVQARIALTFGAKYGIAIQSELGRGTVVTVTHPLIRDNNVRWERVNHE
- a CDS encoding tellurite resistance/C4-dicarboxylate transporter family protein, with the protein product MLRVMDEKIKHLFPGYFSMAMATGALSIAVHLLGAPFVSGLLLHLNTCIYVMLWVLTLIRLIKYFPRVSKDLTSHSQGPGFFTCTAATCVYGSQWAIVAHNGNISTGLWIFGILLWAVIMYTFFTAVTVRKEKPTLGEGINGAWLIAAVATQSVSVLGTLISPHMAEGREIVLFFALCMYLLGCMLYLNIITLIFYRFTFVDLKYSALTPPYWINMGAVAITTLAGSTLMLHAADWPFLTELLPFLRGFTLFFWITGTWWIPLLFILMVWRHVYHRYPLNYDPQFWGMVFPLAMYTTSTYQLSQALELPFLVMIPRIMGVIAIIAWLAVMAGFIYHQFRSFQARR
- a CDS encoding substrate-binding domain-containing protein; its protein translation is MKKIWIVYLLLIACFALYVLDFRAQQSRMNEQWRTGGLRGEIGEKYVMVTFQMGIDYWKSGLKGFEDAAQALNVSVEYRGSTQRDVHEQITVLEQVIAKKPAGIAISAIHPSLLTATINKAVDAGIPVVLFDSDAPGSKAYSFLGTDNYAAGVEAARKMAELTGGQGEVAVVTTPNQQNHQERTNGFADTIAAEFPRIRIVDVKNGKGDQLASRQAAEEILRAHPGVGGIFATEANGGIGVAEAVRAAGGGSNAGSGPRIISFDTDKGTLDLVKSGDIAATMAQGTWNMGYWSLQFLFSLKHGLGGSSNPGAPRIPKQADTGITVVTQQNVDDYYAK